In Deltaproteobacteria bacterium, the DNA window TCGAGGCACCTCCTGGGGGTCTACGAGGGAACGATTCAGCAGGAGAAAACCTCCGGGTTTGATTCTGGCAACATATTTGTTTAGGGCGGATTTATTCATGATGATACAATATTGTGGCGCACCGACGACGGGGGAGCCGATTTCTTCGGTGGCAATGACCACCGTGCAGTCCGCCTGCCCCCCCCGTTTTTCCACTCCGTAAATGGGGATGTAAGTTACGTTTAAATTTTCCTTAAAAGCAGCTTGGGCCAGAAGGTTGCCAATCACCATAATCCCCTGGCCACCAACCCCGCCCATGATAATTTCGTGGTACATTCAAAACTCCATTCGAATGCGGATTGCGAAATGCGGATTGCGGATTTTTATTTCCCATTCCCTGCTTTAGCATTCATTCCGCATTCGCCATTCTGCATTCCGAAATTTACAGGTGATCTGTTCCTTTCCGTTCCTTGAAAATACCTAAGGGAAAATAGGGAATGAGTTCCTTTTCCACTCGTTCATTGGCCTTAAGGGAACTCATCCCCCAGTTCGTTGGACACGAAGAAAGGAGCTCAACGAAAGAGAACCCCATGTCGTTCATCTGCATTTCGAAGGCCCGGCGGACGGCTTTTTTAGCTTTCATCAAGTTGGCCGGCGTGTTCAAAGCCACCCGGGCAGAGTAAGAAGTTCCTTCGAGGGTGGCCAGCATTTCGGCCATGCGGATGGGGTAGCCATCCTGGAGAAAATCCCTGCCGTAGGGCGATGTAGTGGTTTGCTGCCCCAGAAGAGTTGTGGGGGCCATCTGCCCACCGGTCATCCCGTACACGGTGTTGTTGACAAAGATGACCGTGATGTTTTCTCCGCGATTGGCCGTATGGACGATCTCGGACATGCCAATGGAAGCCAGGTCTCCGTCGCCCTGATAGGTAAAGATAATCCGGTCGCGGAGGACGCGCTTCAGGCCAGTGGCCACAGCCGGGGCCCGACCGTGCGGGGCTTCAGCCACATCAATGTCAAAATATTCATAAACAAATACCGAACAACCGACGCCAGCAACGCCGATCGTCCGCTCGCGCAGGTTGTAATAGTCGATGGCATCGGCCACCAGGCGATGGATTGTTCCGTGATGACAACCAGGGCAGAAATGGAAAGGAACGTCTTTTAGACTTTGGGGGCGTTGGAATACTTGTTTCATGGCCAATCCTCAAAACACTTTTTTGATGGCTTCTAAAAG includes these proteins:
- a CDS encoding thiamine pyrophosphate-dependent enzyme codes for the protein MKQVFQRPQSLKDVPFHFCPGCHHGTIHRLVADAIDYYNLRERTIGVAGVGCSVFVYEYFDIDVAEAPHGRAPAVATGLKRVLRDRIIFTYQGDGDLASIGMSEIVHTANRGENITVIFVNNTVYGMTGGQMAPTTLLGQQTTTSPYGRDFLQDGYPIRMAEMLATLEGTSYSARVALNTPANLMKAKKAVRRAFEMQMNDMGFSFVELLSSCPTNWGMSSLKANERVEKELIPYFPLGIFKERKGTDHL
- a CDS encoding 2-oxoacid:acceptor oxidoreductase family protein — translated: MYHEIIMGGVGGQGIMVIGNLLAQAAFKENLNVTYIPIYGVEKRGGQADCTVVIATEEIGSPVVGAPQYCIIMNKSALNKYVARIKPGGFLLLNRSLVDPQEVPRNDLDFLAVPAMEIAQNLGNDRLANMVIIGAFVEKTKVVSIDSLIAALPEIFEERHHHLLPANAEAIRQGMEFAKSNGCK